A genomic stretch from Algoriphagus halophilus includes:
- a CDS encoding TolC family protein, translated as MKSSYKKLEIDRNPLNAKFNVTKNSSFDPIRNWTITVLLVIFTGFHSFGQSLDDYLKIAAENNPGLKGSYKEFEAALQKAAQIRSLPDPTLSFGYFISPVETRVGPQRARLSLNQMFPWFGTLKYYGTGSEAMAEAKFQAFTDAKNKLYFKVISAYYPLYELNKFIEIEEQNIEILKNYKTLATSQFSNGNGAMVDVLRVDIMLKDAETNLGILEKQRSPLVTRFNNLLNREEEEPVEVANELEDVLVQEDYRRDSLLENNPTLQEFDFKIKASHANEMTAASQGKPKIGVGLDYVIIGKREDMMVDDNGKNALMPMVSMSLPIFSGKYQAAKKEAKLMQEAYQFQKEEFENELLSTYDQLDFQVSKQQDLIRLYEAQIKQTQQSLDLLYTAYSNSGKSFEDVLQMQQQLLKYQKLKVSAETALKINIAEIDYITAKTLDQ; from the coding sequence ATGAAATCGAGCTATAAAAAATTAGAGATTGATAGGAACCCATTGAATGCAAAGTTCAATGTGACCAAAAACAGCAGTTTTGATCCTATTAGGAACTGGACAATCACAGTTCTTCTGGTCATCTTCACTGGGTTTCATTCATTTGGACAAAGTTTAGATGACTATTTGAAAATAGCAGCCGAGAATAATCCAGGGTTAAAAGGTAGCTATAAAGAGTTTGAAGCAGCACTTCAGAAAGCCGCACAGATCAGAAGTTTACCGGATCCAACCCTGTCATTTGGGTACTTTATCTCCCCTGTTGAAACCCGGGTTGGACCACAAAGGGCAAGATTATCCCTCAACCAGATGTTTCCTTGGTTTGGTACGTTAAAATACTATGGGACTGGCTCGGAGGCTATGGCAGAGGCGAAATTCCAAGCATTTACCGATGCCAAAAACAAGTTGTACTTCAAGGTAATTTCTGCTTACTACCCCTTGTATGAGCTGAATAAGTTCATTGAAATTGAGGAGCAAAACATTGAAATTCTCAAAAACTATAAAACACTGGCAACCAGTCAATTTTCGAATGGAAACGGGGCCATGGTAGATGTCCTGAGAGTGGATATTATGCTGAAAGATGCGGAAACCAACCTGGGTATTCTGGAAAAGCAACGTAGCCCTTTGGTTACCCGATTCAACAATTTGCTTAATCGGGAAGAAGAGGAGCCGGTGGAAGTAGCCAATGAGTTGGAAGATGTCTTGGTGCAAGAAGACTACCGAAGAGATTCATTATTGGAAAACAACCCCACCCTCCAAGAGTTTGACTTCAAAATCAAGGCAAGCCATGCCAACGAAATGACTGCTGCCAGCCAGGGAAAACCCAAGATTGGGGTTGGGTTGGATTATGTCATCATAGGAAAAAGAGAAGATATGATGGTAGATGATAATGGCAAAAATGCATTGATGCCCATGGTTTCCATGAGTTTGCCCATCTTTTCAGGAAAATACCAGGCTGCAAAAAAAGAGGCAAAATTGATGCAGGAAGCCTACCAGTTTCAAAAGGAAGAATTTGAAAATGAATTACTGAGTACCTATGATCAACTGGACTTTCAAGTCTCTAAACAACAAGATTTGATTCGCTTGTATGAAGCACAAATCAAGCAGACTCAACAGTCTCTGGACTTGCTTTATACTGCTTATTCCAATTCAGGAAAATCATTTGAGGATGTACTTCAAATGCAACAGCAGCTATTGAAATATCAAAAATTGAAAGTGTCTGCTGAAACAGCACTAAAAATAAACATTGCGGAAATAGATTATATCACTGCAAAAACATTAGACCAATGA
- a CDS encoding heavy-metal-associated domain-containing protein: MKTQKFKTNINCSNCLAKVTPVLNANPKIESWGVDLESEDRILTVESENITPEEVFKTVIKAGFIAKPE, translated from the coding sequence ATGAAAACTCAAAAATTCAAAACCAACATCAATTGTAGCAACTGCCTGGCCAAAGTTACCCCTGTTCTCAATGCGAATCCAAAAATTGAATCTTGGGGTGTAGATTTAGAAAGTGAGGATCGGATTCTGACGGTAGAATCTGAAAACATCACGCCAGAAGAAGTTTTTAAAACTGTTATCAAAGCAGGATTTATCGCCAAACCTGAATAA
- a CDS encoding heavy metal translocating P-type ATPase, with amino-acid sequence MTQTATSEHLTKKTFPVTGMTCAACANSVETILSYTDGVKSASVNFASNTVLVEYDQEQIQAEGLNKALTEIGYGLIIGEENLEEAGEKAQHEHYQQVKKQTIGAALLTLPIFILGMFFMHWEPGKWISLVLSIPVLFLFGRHFFINAYKQAKHGKANMDTLVALSTGIAFLFSLLNTLFPEFWLERGITPHVYYEAATVIITFISFGKLLEEKAKSGTTTALKKLMGLQAKSLKAIIDGKEQEIPIAEVAVGYEIVVRPGEKIPVDGTVLSGNSYVDESMISGEPIPVEKKENDLVYAGTVNQKGSFHFKAEKVGSETLLSQIIKRVQEAQGSKAPVQKLADKIASIFVPAVIGIAVITFATWMILGGDDAFTHALLTSVAVLVIACPCALGLATPTAIMVGVGKGAENNILIKDAESLELAHHVNAIVLDKTGTITAGKPSVSNAKWISSQTEQDFGPMLLAIESKSEHPLAEAVSKSLKENNLESAKLLDFQSITGKGATAKNEDGITFFVGNESLLDSHRITLPEEFSKLSIKWKSEAKTVIFFANDQELLAILAITDEIKPSSKSAISQLVQQGIEVFMLTGDNHQTAAAVAKQVGLTDFKAEVMPSDKSDFIKELQSQGKKVAMVGDGINDSEALAQADVSIAMGHGSDIAMDVAKMTIISSDLEAIPKALKLSKMTVNGIRQNLFWAFIYNLIGIPIAAGLLYPFNGFLLDPMIAGGAMAFSSVSVVLNSLRLKGKKL; translated from the coding sequence ATGACACAAACAGCCACATCAGAACATTTGACAAAAAAGACATTTCCGGTTACTGGAATGACTTGTGCAGCCTGTGCAAACAGTGTCGAGACCATATTATCCTATACGGACGGAGTAAAATCAGCTTCTGTGAATTTTGCTTCCAATACCGTTTTGGTGGAATATGATCAAGAACAAATACAAGCCGAAGGCTTAAATAAAGCCTTGACAGAAATTGGGTATGGACTCATCATTGGGGAAGAAAATTTAGAAGAGGCTGGAGAAAAAGCACAACATGAGCATTACCAACAAGTAAAAAAACAGACCATAGGAGCCGCCCTATTGACACTTCCTATTTTTATTTTAGGGATGTTTTTCATGCATTGGGAACCCGGAAAATGGATTTCCCTGGTATTGAGTATTCCAGTACTATTCCTATTTGGTCGTCACTTTTTTATCAACGCCTATAAGCAAGCCAAACATGGAAAAGCGAACATGGATACGTTGGTGGCCCTGAGTACAGGAATCGCATTTTTATTCAGTTTGCTAAATACCCTTTTCCCGGAGTTTTGGCTGGAACGAGGAATTACTCCTCACGTTTATTACGAAGCAGCGACAGTAATTATCACCTTTATCAGTTTTGGAAAACTCCTGGAAGAAAAAGCAAAATCAGGGACTACCACCGCATTGAAAAAACTGATGGGGCTTCAAGCAAAATCCCTAAAAGCCATCATTGATGGCAAAGAACAAGAAATCCCGATCGCTGAAGTAGCAGTCGGCTATGAAATTGTGGTAAGACCCGGTGAAAAAATACCGGTAGATGGTACTGTCCTTTCCGGAAATTCCTATGTGGACGAAAGTATGATCAGTGGTGAACCCATTCCCGTGGAAAAAAAGGAAAACGATCTGGTGTATGCAGGAACAGTCAATCAAAAAGGAAGTTTTCATTTCAAGGCTGAAAAAGTAGGTAGCGAAACCCTTCTTTCACAAATCATCAAACGGGTCCAGGAAGCTCAGGGAAGTAAAGCTCCTGTACAAAAACTGGCGGATAAAATCGCAAGTATTTTCGTACCTGCCGTCATTGGAATCGCCGTTATCACCTTTGCGACATGGATGATCCTGGGAGGAGACGATGCATTTACCCATGCCTTGTTAACCTCGGTAGCAGTGTTGGTAATTGCCTGTCCCTGTGCCTTAGGTTTGGCCACCCCTACCGCGATTATGGTAGGTGTAGGAAAAGGGGCAGAAAACAATATCCTGATCAAGGATGCCGAAAGTCTGGAATTGGCACATCATGTCAATGCGATTGTACTGGATAAAACAGGAACCATTACTGCCGGTAAACCCTCTGTATCCAATGCAAAATGGATTTCCAGTCAAACTGAACAGGATTTTGGTCCCATGTTATTGGCGATAGAATCAAAATCTGAGCATCCATTGGCAGAGGCTGTTTCAAAAAGCCTCAAAGAAAATAATCTGGAATCCGCTAAACTCCTTGACTTTCAAAGCATCACCGGAAAAGGAGCAACGGCAAAAAATGAGGATGGAATCACGTTCTTTGTTGGAAATGAAAGCTTACTCGACTCCCATCGGATAACCCTACCGGAAGAGTTTAGCAAGCTATCCATAAAATGGAAATCAGAAGCCAAGACCGTCATTTTCTTTGCAAATGATCAGGAACTCTTGGCCATACTTGCCATTACAGACGAAATCAAGCCTAGTTCCAAATCTGCTATTTCCCAATTAGTCCAGCAGGGTATCGAAGTCTTCATGCTTACGGGAGACAATCATCAAACTGCTGCAGCCGTAGCGAAACAGGTGGGTTTGACGGACTTCAAAGCAGAAGTAATGCCTTCTGATAAATCAGACTTTATCAAAGAACTCCAAAGTCAGGGGAAAAAGGTGGCCATGGTAGGTGATGGGATCAACGATTCAGAAGCCCTGGCACAGGCAGATGTCAGCATTGCAATGGGACATGGTTCTGACATTGCCATGGACGTGGCGAAAATGACGATTATTTCATCTGATTTAGAAGCCATACCCAAGGCATTAAAACTTTCAAAAATGACGGTTAATGGAATCCGACAGAACTTATTTTGGGCCTTTATTTACAACTTGATCGGAATTCCGATTGCGGCCGGCCTACTTTATCCTTTCAATGGATTCTTGCTCGACCCTATGATTGCAGGCGGTGCAATGGCATTCAGCTCTGTTTCGGTGGTTTTAAATAGCTTAAGACTCAAGGGCAAGAAATTGTAA
- a CDS encoding HYC_CC_PP family protein, which translates to MKKTISIVLSLILLFSSIGMAKSTHFCGGLEMLSELSLNASHINCGMEQKAPDCDSNDGKVHVHQDSGCCDNEFEILQLDEDFSITKASFHLNLDFAFALVHTFILQVSLEETTATTYSDYSPPFLKQDHQVLFQTFLI; encoded by the coding sequence TTGAAAAAGACCATTTCCATAGTGCTATCTCTCATCCTGCTCTTTTCGAGTATAGGTATGGCAAAATCCACCCACTTCTGTGGTGGACTGGAAATGCTATCTGAATTGTCTTTGAATGCTTCCCACATTAATTGTGGCATGGAGCAAAAAGCACCGGATTGTGACAGCAATGATGGAAAAGTCCATGTTCATCAGGATTCAGGCTGTTGTGATAATGAATTCGAGATACTTCAACTAGATGAAGATTTCAGCATTACCAAAGCTTCTTTCCACCTCAATTTGGACTTCGCATTTGCGCTGGTTCACACCTTTATACTTCAGGTTTCCCTAGAAGAAACTACCGCTACTACTTATTCAGATTACTCCCCTCCTTTTCTGAAACAGGACCATCAAGTTCTGTTTCAAACCTTTCTTATTTAA
- a CDS encoding efflux RND transporter permease subunit, with amino-acid sequence MLNSIIKYFLENKLVTVLLLIALIGWGIITAPFGWKVGSLPSDPVPVDAIPDIGENQQIVFTPWAGRSPQDIEDQISYPLTTYLLGIPGVKSIRSSSIFGFSSIYIIFNEDIEFYWSRSRILEKLNSLPSSLLPEGVQPALGPDATALGQVFWYTLEGRDSNGNPTGGWDLHEIRSVQDFYVKYALNSVEGVSEVASIGGYVQEYQIDVNPDALKAYKIPLAKVMDAVKKSNRDVGAKTIEINQAEYLVRGLGYVKNISDLEMAVVAVQDNVPIRIKDIAVVGLGPATRRGALDKDGAEVVGGVVVARYGANPLAVIQDVKSKITEISSGLPKKTLANGTESQLTLVPFYDRSTLISETLGTLEEALTLELLITILVVIVMVYNLRASLLISSLLPIAILMVFIAMRYVGVDANIVALSGIAIAIGTMVDLGIILSENILKHLDEAPEDQKLIDTIFKGSSEVATAILTAVSTTIVSFIPVFTLEAAEGKLFGPLAFTKTFALIAALIVSLLILPTLAHWFFGFKIKGDKTKRFFPFALLLLGIIALILGYSWAGIMLLLFGGLAIGKQYLDSSKIVLDKRSSKLLNNAELFLVVIGVVWLLAKYWLPLGPSKSTFTNFFFVALIVSLILGAFAVLEHYYKHILTWCLNHKKAFLSIPTVLILLAGSIWLGFNSVFGFIPKGFDVIGVNIRPSNVWAYLTHTFPGIGKEFMPSLDEGSFLLMPTSMPHSGIEFNGNVVSQLDMMLTNIPEVELTVGKLGRVESALDPAPISMYENVINYKPEYVLDEDGYRVRFMTDENNRFILSSGDTLSNEEAIAQGVKNTELIPDEDGLYFRNWRSQINSPDDIWNEIVKVTKIPGVTSAPKLQPIETRLVMLQTGMRAPMGIKVYGPDLQTIETFGLKLESILKEVPSVKAEAAFADRIVGKPYLLLNIKRDEIARYGLNIEDVQQTIETAIGGMNITNTVEGRERFPVRVRYPRELRDDPESLGKILISTPTGAQIPLVQIVDFEYQRGPQAIKSENTFLVGYVLFDKREGFSEVTVVNDAQRMIQERIDSGELLVPAGVSFKFSGSYENQVRAEKRLSIIVPVVLGLVFLILYFQFKSVTTSLMVFTGIAMAFSGGFMMLWFYGQDWFADFSLFDTNIRELFQMQTINLSVAVWVGFIALFGIATDDGVLMATYLDQSFDRNKTNTLKGIRAAVVEAGQRRIKPAVMTSATTIIALLPILTSTGRGSDIMIPMAIPAFGGMLVAAITYFIVPVLYSIREEYRLKKISK; translated from the coding sequence ATGTTAAATTCAATTATCAAGTATTTTCTTGAAAATAAACTGGTAACAGTTCTCCTACTGATCGCATTGATTGGTTGGGGAATCATTACGGCACCTTTTGGATGGAAAGTAGGTTCTTTACCTTCTGATCCAGTTCCAGTGGATGCCATACCAGATATTGGGGAAAATCAACAAATCGTATTCACCCCATGGGCAGGAAGATCTCCTCAGGACATTGAGGATCAAATCTCCTATCCATTGACCACCTATCTACTTGGAATTCCAGGAGTAAAATCCATACGTAGTTCCTCCATTTTCGGATTTTCCAGTATCTATATCATCTTCAATGAAGACATAGAATTCTACTGGTCCAGATCCAGAATATTAGAAAAACTCAATTCCTTACCATCCAGCTTATTGCCAGAAGGAGTCCAACCTGCTCTAGGACCTGATGCCACCGCTTTAGGACAAGTATTTTGGTACACCTTGGAAGGTCGTGATTCCAATGGAAATCCAACTGGGGGTTGGGACCTGCACGAAATTCGATCTGTACAGGATTTCTATGTCAAATATGCCTTAAATTCCGTAGAAGGGGTTTCCGAAGTGGCTTCAATCGGGGGTTATGTCCAAGAATATCAAATTGATGTAAACCCTGACGCGTTAAAAGCCTACAAGATCCCATTGGCCAAAGTCATGGATGCGGTGAAGAAATCAAACCGTGACGTAGGAGCCAAAACCATTGAAATCAACCAAGCGGAATACCTGGTCCGAGGTTTGGGATACGTCAAAAATATTTCGGATCTAGAAATGGCGGTTGTAGCCGTACAGGATAACGTTCCTATCCGAATTAAAGACATAGCCGTAGTGGGATTGGGTCCAGCTACCCGTCGAGGTGCTTTGGACAAAGACGGAGCCGAAGTGGTCGGAGGTGTGGTCGTTGCCCGCTATGGAGCTAATCCCTTGGCAGTGATTCAAGATGTCAAGTCAAAAATCACAGAAATCAGCTCAGGATTACCAAAGAAAACCCTTGCCAATGGGACAGAAAGTCAATTGACACTGGTTCCGTTTTACGATCGATCTACCTTGATCTCGGAGACGCTAGGCACTTTGGAGGAAGCCTTGACCTTGGAGCTATTGATCACGATTTTGGTAGTGATAGTAATGGTGTACAATCTTCGCGCTTCCTTATTGATTTCCAGCTTATTACCCATAGCAATATTAATGGTATTTATCGCCATGAGGTATGTTGGAGTGGATGCCAATATTGTAGCCCTTTCTGGAATTGCCATTGCGATCGGAACGATGGTAGACTTGGGAATTATCCTCTCAGAAAATATACTCAAGCATCTGGATGAAGCTCCTGAAGATCAAAAATTAATTGACACCATTTTCAAAGGTTCCTCGGAAGTAGCCACGGCTATATTGACCGCCGTTTCTACCACGATCGTTTCCTTTATTCCGGTGTTTACACTGGAGGCAGCAGAAGGAAAACTATTTGGTCCTTTAGCCTTTACGAAGACGTTTGCGCTAATAGCTGCATTGATCGTCTCTTTATTAATCTTACCGACGCTTGCCCATTGGTTTTTTGGGTTCAAAATCAAGGGAGATAAAACAAAAAGGTTCTTTCCTTTTGCCCTACTCCTTCTTGGCATCATCGCCCTGATTTTGGGTTACTCCTGGGCAGGAATCATGCTCCTGCTGTTTGGAGGTTTAGCTATTGGAAAACAGTATTTGGACTCCTCTAAAATTGTGCTGGATAAGCGCTCTTCTAAACTACTGAACAATGCCGAACTATTCTTAGTAGTGATTGGAGTAGTCTGGCTATTGGCAAAATACTGGCTTCCCCTGGGACCTTCAAAAAGTACGTTTACGAATTTCTTCTTTGTAGCCTTGATTGTAAGTCTGATTTTAGGAGCTTTTGCGGTTTTGGAACACTATTACAAACACATCCTTACCTGGTGTTTGAACCATAAAAAAGCATTTCTAAGCATCCCAACTGTACTTATTCTTCTTGCAGGAAGCATTTGGTTAGGATTCAACAGTGTTTTTGGCTTTATCCCCAAAGGTTTTGATGTAATCGGAGTAAACATACGTCCTTCCAACGTATGGGCCTACTTGACTCACACTTTCCCTGGAATCGGAAAGGAGTTTATGCCTTCACTGGATGAAGGAAGCTTTTTGTTGATGCCTACTTCAATGCCCCATTCAGGTATTGAGTTTAACGGAAATGTCGTTTCTCAGCTTGACATGATGCTTACAAATATTCCAGAAGTGGAGTTGACGGTGGGCAAGTTGGGAAGAGTGGAATCAGCCCTGGATCCCGCACCTATCTCCATGTATGAAAACGTCATCAACTATAAACCTGAGTACGTCCTGGATGAGGATGGATATAGGGTACGTTTCATGACCGATGAAAACAATCGATTTATTCTCTCCTCTGGTGATACTTTAAGTAATGAGGAAGCGATCGCACAAGGAGTGAAAAATACGGAATTGATTCCGGATGAAGATGGACTTTATTTCCGAAACTGGAGAAGCCAGATTAATTCTCCAGATGACATTTGGAATGAAATCGTCAAAGTCACCAAGATTCCGGGAGTAACTTCCGCCCCAAAGCTCCAACCAATTGAGACAAGATTGGTAATGCTTCAAACTGGTATGAGAGCTCCGATGGGTATTAAAGTATATGGTCCTGACCTACAGACCATTGAAACATTTGGCTTAAAGTTAGAAAGCATCTTAAAAGAAGTGCCTTCTGTGAAAGCTGAAGCCGCGTTTGCAGATCGTATCGTAGGTAAACCTTACTTGCTATTAAACATTAAACGAGATGAAATTGCCCGCTATGGATTAAATATTGAAGACGTACAGCAAACGATAGAAACAGCAATTGGCGGCATGAATATCACGAACACGGTGGAAGGCAGAGAGCGCTTTCCTGTACGGGTTCGCTATCCAAGAGAGCTCAGAGATGATCCTGAATCATTGGGTAAAATCTTGATCTCCACGCCTACTGGAGCCCAGATTCCCTTGGTACAGATTGTGGATTTTGAATACCAACGAGGACCTCAAGCCATCAAAAGTGAAAACACATTTTTGGTAGGCTATGTATTATTTGATAAGCGAGAGGGTTTCTCCGAAGTGACCGTGGTCAATGATGCCCAACGAATGATTCAGGAAAGAATTGATTCAGGTGAACTTCTGGTCCCAGCTGGAGTAAGCTTTAAGTTTTCAGGAAGTTACGAGAACCAGGTGCGTGCTGAAAAAAGGCTATCGATCATCGTACCCGTAGTACTGGGATTGGTCTTCTTGATCCTATATTTCCAGTTCAAATCAGTAACCACTTCGCTTATGGTATTCACAGGTATAGCCATGGCTTTTAGCGGTGGATTCATGATGCTTTGGTTCTATGGACAAGATTGGTTTGCCGATTTCAGCCTGTTCGATACCAATATCAGAGAGTTATTCCAAATGCAAACCATCAATCTAAGCGTGGCTGTTTGGGTGGGTTTCATTGCTCTTTTCGGAATTGCGACAGATGATGGGGTATTGATGGCTACGTATTTGGATCAAAGCTTTGATCGAAATAAGACCAACACCCTGAAAGGGATCCGGGCTGCGGTAGTCGAAGCTGGACAGCGAAGAATCAAACCGGCTGTCATGACTTCAGCAACCACCATCATTGCCTTGTTACCTATCTTAACCTCTACAGGCAGGGGTTCTGACATCATGATTCCTATGGCCATTCCTGCTTTCGGCGGCATGTTAGTAGCAGCCATTACTTATTTCATTGTTCCGGTGCTATACAGCATCCGTGAGGAATATAGACTCAAAAAGATCAGCAAATGA
- a CDS encoding CHY zinc finger protein has protein sequence MRNLFLALILFGAILSVNAQTNLALPVVKSSIGGINIYGKPIDQQTRCQHWHSELDVIAIKFKCCEKYYPCFSCHEEEADHEPKVWPKSEFDSKAILCGVCGTELSISDYQNSNNTCPKCKAAFNPGCSKHYHLYFETEDQK, from the coding sequence ATGAGAAACTTATTCTTAGCGCTGATTTTGTTCGGTGCGATCCTGAGCGTGAATGCACAAACCAACCTCGCTTTGCCTGTAGTGAAATCCAGTATCGGAGGCATCAATATCTATGGAAAACCCATAGACCAGCAAACTAGATGTCAGCATTGGCATTCTGAATTGGATGTGATTGCGATTAAATTTAAGTGCTGTGAAAAGTATTATCCATGTTTTTCATGCCATGAAGAGGAGGCTGATCATGAACCTAAAGTTTGGCCAAAATCGGAATTTGATTCCAAAGCAATATTATGTGGCGTCTGTGGAACAGAGTTAAGTATTTCTGACTATCAAAACAGCAATAATACCTGTCCAAAATGCAAGGCTGCTTTCAATCCTGGCTGCAGCAAACACTATCATTTGTACTTTGAAACAGAGGATCAAAAATAG